GTCAGCCGCAGCCCGGAGGCGGGCGGTACGGCGAGGTCCGCGAGTGTGTCCTGGTGGACCGGGATCGGGGTGGCGGGCGCGCGGCGGGCGCGTGACTCCTTACGGAGGTAGACCTTCGACAGCTCCAGCATGGAGCCGGACGGTCTGGTCCTGGCGGTTCCCTCAGGATTCTGGAACACACCGTCGGCGAAGTTCGGGGAATTGAGGATCCGCTCCAGGCGCTCGCCGGCCGGGTCGGCCCCGAAGGTCTCGGACCGCATCGCGCGCAGTCGGGAGCGGAGTGAGGGTGGGGAGCCGGCGCCGGTCACTGCATCTCCTGAAGGTTCGGGTTCATATCATTATGGGCGTTTTTCGCTACCGGGGTGCCAGGCCGGTTCTGCCGTCCGAGGCACCTGACTGCAACGTCCGGACGATCTCCCGGATTCCCCCACATGGCCACCGACAGTCGAATTCCGGCCACTCGGCCACCGCCCGCCGGGCGGCCGGTGGCCACCGGGATCTCTTTGACAGCCGCTCCCCCGGCTCCGGATACTGACTTTCCATTCAGTTGCAGAGCTCCCCCACGGTCTGCCGTCGCCCCCCGGAGGCGCCCACCCATGTCCCCGCTCATATCGCTGACCTGGCAGGACCACATCACCGGCCGCAAGGGGTATCTGGTCGTCGACCGACTCGTGCGCGGTGTCTCCAGCGGTGGACTGCGGATGCGGGAGGGCTGTTCGCTGGAGGAGGTGACCGGGCTCGCGCGTGGCATGACCATGAAGGAGGCCCTGCACTTCAACGACGACCCGTCGGCGCGCTACATCCCGCTCGGCGGCGCCAAGGGCGGTATCGACTGCGATCCCCGGGACCCGGCGGCGTACGGCATCCTCGTCCGCTACCTGCGCGCCCTGCGGCCGTACATCGAGACCGTCTGGACCATGGGCGAGGACCTGGGGCTGACCCAGGACCTGATCGACAGGGCCGCCGGCGAGGCTGGGCTCGTCTCGACCGTCCAGGCGATCCATCCGCTCCTCGACGACGAGGAGGCCGCGCGACGGCGGCTCGCCGACGCCTTCGCCGTGGACATCGACGGCATCGGCCTGGACGAGCTGGCCGGCGGCTGCGGGGTGGCCGAGGCGGCGCTCACCGCGCTGGACCGGGCGGGGGTGGCGTACGACGGGACACGGGTCGCGGTGCAGGGCCTGGGGACCATGGGCGGGGCGACCGCGCGGTTCCTCGGCCGGGCCGGACTCACCGTCGTGGCCGTGGCGGACGTCAAGGGCACCATCGCCTGTCCGGAGGGCCTGGACGTCGAGGCGCTGCTTGCCGCGCGTGACGCGTTCGGGACGGTGGACCGCGCGGTGCTGCGACCCGGCGACCGTGAACTGCCGGGTGACGCCTGGCTGTCGGCGGACGCGGAGATCCTGGTACCGGCGGCCGTCTCGTACGCGATCGACACCGCCAACCAGGCGCGAATCAGGGCCCGTTGGATCGTCGAGGCGGCCAACATGCCTGTGCTGGCCGAGGCGGAGGAGCTGCTGGCCGCACGCGGGATCACCGTGCTGCCGGACATCGTTGTCAACTCCGGTACGAACGCCTGGTGGTGGTGGACCCTCTTCGGCGACATCGGCCCCGACGCGGACGAGGCCTTCGCCCACACACGGCGCTCCATGCGCGCGCTGACGGAGCTGATGCTGGCTCGCGCGGAGGCCGACGGTACGACCCCGAGAGCCGCCGCGTACGCGATCGCCACGGCCCGACTGCCCCTGATCACCGAGCGGTTCGGCCACTACCACTGACCGGAGCCCCTATTTGTTTACAGCCCGGCGAATTGTGTCAACCGCCGGGAGTTAGGGTTCAAGTGTGGCGAGAGTACGGCTGAGTGTGGAGGAGCGGCGCGAGGACCTCCTGCGCGCCGCCGTCGATCAGATCCAGACACGGGGAGTGGCGGCCGTGCGCGTGGCCGACGTCGCCACCGTCCTGGGCGTGAGCAACGCCCTGGTGCTGTACCACTTCTCCACGAAGGAGAAGCTTCTCGCCGCCGCCTTCCGGCACGCCGCCGAGGAAGACCTGGCGCAGTTGCGGGAGTTGCTCGGCCGCCGTACCAGCGCCCTGCGAAGGCTGCACGCCGCGATCCGCTGGTACGCGCCGACCGGCGAGGCCAAGGGCTGGCGGCTCTGGATCGAGGGATGGGCGGCGGCGCCGCGCGAGCCCACGCTGCACGAGGTGGCCAGCGAACTCGACCAGCAGTGGAAGGCCGCGCTCGCCTCCGTCATCAACGAAGGCGTCGAAGCGGGTGAGTTCCGCTGCTCCGACCCGGTCGCCGCGGCCTGGCGGCTGACCGCGCTGCTGGACGGACTCGCCGTGCAGATGACCTCGTACGCGGGATCGCTGACCCGCGCCACCCTCCTGGACTGGACGGACGAGGCGCTGGCACGCGAACTGAGCATCGACAGAGCGGAGCTCACCGCCGCGAGCGGATGACCGGTCCCGCCGGCCGGGAAAGAGCCACCCGAAGCGCCACCGGAGGTCGCCCTCACCGGCCGGAACCGCCACGGCCATACTGTGCGCGAGATCCGGAATCCGGAACGAAGGTGGAGACTGTGGCGCAGCGGCAGACCGAACATCCGGACGTTGGGAAAACAGCCGGGCCGGGGGCCGGGCCCAGAGCGGAGCAGGACCATGACGTGCTGGTCGTCGGCGGCAGCGGGGTCGACACGGTCGTCCGTGTCGACTCGCTCCCCGTCCCGCTCGCCGACTCGGTCGGTGTGGGGCCGATCCGCGAATGGCCCGGTCAGACCGGTGGCAATGTGGCTCTGGGCTGTCGGGCCCTCGGACTGAACGTCAAATTCCTCGACTTCGTCGGTGACGACCCGGCGGGCGGTCAGGTACGCGAACATCTCGCCAAGGGCGGTGTGGACTTCGAGGGGCTGATCTCGTCCGCGGGCACCCGGCGTGCGGTCAATCTCGTCGAGACGACGGGCGGCCGGATGTCCTTCCACGACGCGCGTGATCCGGAAGACCTGCGGATGCCGCGCGACTTCTATCTCCCCCACCTCACGCGGGCCCGCCATGTCCATGTGTCGATCACGAACTTCACCCGTTTCCTCTTCGACGACATCATCGAACAGGGGATCCCCGTCTCGACCGATCTGCACGACTGGGACGGGGTGGACTCCTACCACCGGGAGTTCGCCTACCGCGCGGACCTGGTCTTCCTCAGCGCCGCGGGAGCGAGCGAGCGGATAGCCCCGGTGATGCGGGAGATCCTGCGTGAGGGCAGGGCGCAGGCGGTGGTGGCCACGGCGGGCGCCGGAGGGTCGTATCTGCTGACCCGGGAGGGCAGCCGTACTCCCCGGCCGATCCCGGCGACCGTCCCGCCCGCACCGGTGGTGGACTCCAACGGCGCGGGCGACGCGTATGTCGCCGGGTTCCTCTACGGGCGGCTGGCCGGGCGGGACCTGGAGGCGTGCGCGCGCCTGGGCGCGGTCGCGGGGGCCTACGCCTGCACGGTGGAGGGCAGTTCGTCGCTGATCGGCGCCGACGCGCTCCTCTCCCGCACGTCCTGACCCAGGTCTGCTTGAGGCCCGAGGCAGGTGTGAAGCAGGTCCGGCTCAGGTCTGCTTCAGCGGTTCGTACTCCCCGGGGTCCAGGCCGAACGTCCAGGCGACGCCCGCCTTGGCGGTACGAGTCCCCGGCGGCACGCGCAGCCAGTAGGTGCGGCTCGTGCCGTCGGGCTCCGGGGTGGAGTTGACGACTTCGACCATCACGACGTCCTCGTCCCCGGCGAGGGCTATCCGCCAGAGGATGCCGGTCTCGTCCTTGTTGATCGGCTCGGCGCCGGACTCGGTGAGATACCGGTCGTAGCCGTAGTGCTCCAGCATGACGCGGCGCAGCTCCGCGTTCTCCTCGTTACGGATCCGCGCGGGGTCGAGCGAGGTGAGCTCGTCGAGGAAGTCGGCCGGGACCGGCATCCCGCGCCAGGCGTAGAGGGCGAAGCCGTCGGGGTAGGCGAGGGCCGGGCCGTCACCGCGGTCGAGGCGCCCCGCCTCGTCACGGTGCAGCTCCACCGGACGTTCGCAGACCACCGTCACCTTCTCGTAGGGCCACCACCAGCCCGCGTGCGCCGCGACCTCGGCGAGTCCCGTGAGCCGGTCGCCACGGCCGTCGAACGCGGCGAGCCAGGCCGCGTCGTGCTGACCGAGGACCGCGTCGAGCAGCAGCTGACGCGTGGCGGGGAGGTCCTCCGCCTCCGTGCCGAGCGAGTCGGTGATGCCGGAGCGGATCCGGTCGGCGAGGGCGCGGGTGGTGTCCCAGAGCCGGGCACCGGTGGCCCCCCACCGGTCGGCCCAGCCCGCCGGGCCCAACTCGTCGTGAATACGGCGCCGTTCGTCCGCCCATGGCTTGGTGCGGACCTCCTCACGGACCGATCTGCCCCGATCCGTGAGGGACTTGACGGCGGCGAGCCCGGCGAGCGGGGAGTCCGCCCAGATGATCCGCTCCGGCTCGGCCAGTCCGGCCGTTCGGTACGCGAGCCGTATCCCCGCCTCGGCCGCCGGCCGGTCGGCCGCGCCTGTCGCCGCCGCGACGCCCCGCCACTTGTCCACATTCCGCATGTCTGAAGCCCCGTCCCCTGTCGTCACTGTCCCTGTACTTTCCTGCCGAGCCGTCCCGGCCCGTTCGCGCGGCCGTTTCGCGCGTCCTCAGTCGGCGACGACGCGCACCGCTCCCGGCAGGTACTCCCGCTGGCGCACCACGCGGAACCACCCCTTCGGCAGCGCTATCGCCGCGTGCTCCTCGTGCACCACCCGGCCGCCCTCCGGCAGATGAAGCAGCATCGGCCCGAACTCGCCCCCCGTCTCGCGGACGAGCAGGCCGGGGCCGGTCACCGCGTGGGCGTGTCCCGTGACCTCACCGAGCGCCAGGACGAGGCGCCCCCGCGCGTCCCTCGGCTCGCTCCGCGCCTCGGCCGCACCGGGCGGCACGCTCTCCTCCGCCACGGGCACGATGAGCACGTCTCCCTGCCGGTACATGACTCTCCCCTCGACCGGCGGCGCCGAGTGCGCCGACCTGTGAACGACGCTAGACGGTGGGTCTGACAATCGGCTCCGCCCCCGAACCGGGCTTGTCAGTGGCGCCTGTTACAACTTCTCTCAGCATCAAGCCGATCAACGCCGACGCCCGGTGTCTGGAGCACTCGCCATGACCATTTCGAACCACCTGCAGGAGTTGGACGGCCTGCCCGCGTTCGACTTCCCCGACGCCGAAGCCGAGCCGAAGGCGAAGCTCCCCGACGCGGGGTCGGTGGCCTGGCGCGTCGCGGTGGACGCGTACGAGAGCGAGGAGGAGTGGGAGTCGGCGTTCGCCCGTTTCCTCAAGGCCGTCGACGCGACCCAGGTCCGCGCGCTGATCGTCGGCGCCTGGAGCGACGTCTACGAGACCGCTCCTGACGGCGTGATCGGGGCCATCGTCGCCGCGAGCGACCAACTCCCCTCTCTGGGCGCGCTGTTCGTCGGTGACATCACCTACGAGGAGTGCGAGATCTCGTGGATCAACCAGACGGCGATGGCGCCGCTGCTCAACGGCCTGCCGCAGCTGCACTCGTTCGGGGTGCGCGGCGGCCAAGGGCTGGACATGGCCGGCGTCAAGCACGAGCGGCTTCGCTCACTGACCGTCGAGACGGGCGGTCTGGACGCCGATGTCGTGCGGAACATAGCCGCGGCCGAACTGCCCGCGCTGGAGCGGCTGGACATCTGGCTGGGTGTGTCCTGGTACGGCGCGAACACGGTCGTGGCGGACCTGGAGCCGTTCCTCACCGGAGTGCGTCTCCCCGCTCTGAAGTCACTGGCACTGCGCAACAGCGAGATCCAGGACGACATCGCGGCGGCGCTGGCGGGAGCGCCCGTCGTTGCGCGGCTGGAGACGGTCGACCTGTCGATGGGCACCCTCGGTGACGAGGGAGCCGAGGCACTGCTCGGCGGTCAGCCGCTCACGCATCTCAAGAAGCTCGATCTGCACCACCACTTTCTCAGCGAGCCGATGCGGAAGCGGATCCGTACGACTCTGGAGCCCGCCGGTGTGGTCGTGGATCTCTCCGGGTGCGAGTCCGAGAGGAACGGCGACTCGCGTTACACGGCGGTGGCCGAATGAGCGGCGCGATGGACATCGAGCACTTCGACGAGTTCCACGGGCTGCCGGTCTTCACCCTCCCCCACCACAAGATCCGGTCGCTGAAGGCGCTGCCCGAGGCCGAGGCCGTCGCCTGGCGGCTCGATTGCGGGTGGGAAGAGGAGTGGACCTTCCCCGAGTTGTGGAAGCACTTCACGGATGCCGTCGACACGGAGCGCGTGCGCGCGCTGGTCATCGGACCGTGGTGGAGCGGGGATTACAGCGAGCTGGCGCCCGCCCTCGAACTGATCGTCGCCGACGCGGCACGCTTCCCCGCCCTGCGCGCCCTGTTCCTGGGGGACGTGGTCGGCGAGGAGTGCGAGGTGTCCTGGCTGGTGATGACCGACGTCACCCCGGCGATCGAGGCTTTCCCGTCCCTGGAGGAGTTCGCCGTGCGTGGCTGCGGCGACACGTATCAGAACGGTGCCGTGCGGCTGCGGCCGGTGCAGCACGAGAGGCTGCGCCTCCTGCGGTTCGAGTCGGGCGGGCTGCGGGGCTCTGTCGTCCGCGCGGTGGGCGAGAGCGAACTGCCCGCGCTGGAGCGGCTGGAGCTGTGGCTGGGCATCGAGGAGTACGGCGGCGACGCGACCGTCGCCGATCTCGCGCCGCTCCTCGACGGCGGCCGGTTCCCGCTCCTGCGCCATCTGGGGCTCCGGAACAGCGAGATCCAGGACGAGATCGCCGGCGCCGTGGCCTCCGCGCCGGTCGTCGCCGGGCTCGAATCGCTGGCGCTGTCCATGGGCACGCTCGCCGACCCGGGCGGTGAAGCCCTCCTCGCCGGCCAGCCGCTCACCCATCTGAAGACGCTGGACCTGCGCCACCACTTCATGTCGCCGGACGTGACCGACAGAATCCAGCAGACCCTGGGTCCGCACGGGGTGCGGGTGGAGCTGGAGCCGCCCTACGACCTCAGCGCTGACGACGAGTGGCGTTATGTCGCCGTCTCCGAGTAGCGGCGGGCCGGGCCCGCGACGATCCGCCGGACAGGGCCTGGCGGTCGTCGGCAATCCCGCGAACCGCCGCGTCCGGCTTTTCCAGGACGCGGTGGGCGCGGCGGGCCTGCCACCGGCCCGTGAGGTGGCCTGGCTCGAAGTGCTGGGCGGGCGTGCCGAGTTCCACCCCGGTGAGACCGTGCGTGTCGAGTCGCCGGGCGAGGACGCGGCGGTGGAGCGGCTGTTGCGCGGCACGGACGATCCGACGCGGGTCGAGGGCACGGCGCTCTGGTACGAGCGGTTCACCTCCGCCGTACGGGAATTGGGCCGTGGGGTGCGCGAGGCGGGTGCGCGTCTCCTGGACGATCCGGACGAGTTGGCGGTGCTGTTCGACAAGCGGCTGTGCCACGAGGTGCTGGACCTGGCCTCCGTCCCGGTGCCGCCGTCACCGACCTCGGGGCCCGGCGCCCCGCCCGTTCGCGGCTGGGACGACGTACGTGCGCTGATGGACGGCCCCGGCATGCGCCGCGCGTTCGTCAAGATCGCCCACGGCTCGTCCGCCTCGGGAGTGCTGGCCGTCGAGTACGCCGGCCCCGGCCGCGTGCGCGCGACGACATCGGTCGAACGCGACGCGGCGGGACGGCTGTTCAACTCGCTGCGGGTACGGCGGCTGACGACCGAGCCGGAGGTGGCCGCGATCGTCGACGCGCTGGCCCCGGACGGGTTGCATGTCGAGCGGTGGCTGCCGAAGGCCATGCTGAACGGCAGGGCGACTGACCTGCGGGTGGTGGTCGTCGCGGGCCGCGCGACGCACGCCGTCGTACGGACCAGCTCGTCGCCGATGACCAACCTGCATCTCGGCGGGTCGCGTGGCGATTTGAACGCGGTGCGGGAGGCGACCGAAGCGGCGAGCGGCGGCGGGGGGTGGCGAGCCGCCCTGGAGATCTGCGAACAGGCCGCCGCCTGCTTCCCCGGCACGCACTGCGTCGGCGTGGACCTGCTGCCCGCGACCGGCTGGCGCCGCTTCGCCGTCGGCGAGGTCAACGCCTTCGGCGATCTGCTGCCCGGCCTCACCGGACTGCCCGGCAGCGGCGCGGAAGGCCTGGACACCTACGGGGCGCAAATCGCGTCGCTGCGGGCGGGCGGTCCGCCCGCGGCCGGCGCGGGACAGGAGCGCCGTGCGCGGCTCTGAGAGGAAGGACTCCGCGACGACGCGTGCCGCGCACGCGGACGCACACGCGCAGGCGGACGCCGACGCACACGCCGACGCGGAGAACAAGCAGGTGGACCACGTGGGCACGGAGATCGCGAACGCGGTGACCGGGCGTGCGGCGACCACCGGAACGGTGGGCGAGGACCCGCGGATCGCCGACGCGCGACTGCCCGACATGCGCCAAGTCGTCGGCCGCGACGACCTGCTGCTCATCACGCTCGACACCCTGCGTTACGACGTGGCCGCCGAGCTGACCGCGGCGGGCCGGCTGCCGAATCTCGCCCGGCATCTCCCGGGCGGGCGCTGGGAGAAGCGGCACGCCCCCGGCAGCTTCACCTACGCCTCGCACCAGGCGATGTTCGCCGGGTTCCTGCCGACGCCCGCGTCGGCGGGGCCGCATCCGCGGCTGTTCGCCGCGCGGTTCGAGGGGAGCGAGTCCACGGCCGCGAGGACGTTCGTCTTCGACGCGCCCGACCTCGTGTCGGGTCTCGCGGACGCCGGGTACCGGACGGTGTGCGTCGGAGGTGTCGGCTTCTTCAACAAGCGGGGCGCGCTCGGTTCCGTACTGCCGGGGATGTTCCAGGAGAGCCACTGGGAGCCGGAGTTCGGCGTCGCGTCGCCGACGTCCTTCGAGTCGCAGGTGGCCCGCGCGGAGGGGGTCGTGGCCGAACTGCCGGCCGGTCAGCGGCTGTTCCTCTTCGTCAATGTGCCGTCGCTGCACCAGCCGAACTGGTTCCATCTGCCCGGCGCCACCCGTGAGGCGGGTGACTCGCGTGAGACGCACGCCGCCGCGCTCGAATACGTGGACCGGCACATCGGCCGGCTCTTCGCCGCGGCGAGCAGCCGCCGCCGCTGCTTCACGATCGTCTGTTCCGACCACGGCACGGCCTACGGCGACGACGGCTGGACGGGCCACCGCCTCGGCCACGAGTCCGTCTGGACCGTGCCGTACGCCCACTTCTTCCTGGAACCAGGGGCACCCTGATGACCGACACGACCAGTACCACCGGCACCGCGCCCCGGCCGCGCCCGTACGAGAGTTACGTCTACGCCTATCCGCACAAGACGGCGTACCGCCCGCTGGCCGACCGTCCGGCGCTGAGCGGCCTGTGGGCCGGTGAGCGGAAGGACGCGCTCTCGCTCTATCTGCACATACCGTTCTGCGAGGTCCGCTGCGGCTTCTGCAATCTCTTCACCCGGATCGGCGCGCCCGGCGAACTGACGACGCGTTATCTGGACGCGCTGGACCGGCAGGCGACCGCTGTCGCCGACGCGCTCCACGCGGACGGCGCGACGGAGGCGGACGGAGTGCGCTTCGCCGCCGCCGCTTTCGGCGGCGGCACCCCCACCTTCCTCGACGCCGCCGAGCTTGAGCGGCTGTGCGACATCGCCGAGAAGCGGATGGGCGCCGATCTGCGGGCCGTCCCGCTCTCCGTGGAGACATCGCCGTCGACCGCCACCGCCGACCGGCTGTCGGTGCTGGCCGAGCGCGGGGCCACACGGCTGAGTATCGGCGTGCAGAGCTTCGTCGAGGAGGAGGCGAGGGCGGCCGTGCGCCCGCAGCGCCGCTCCGACGTCGAGGCCGCGCTCGGCCGGATCCGGGACGCGCGGATCCCGGTCCTCAACATCGACCTCATCTACGGCATCGACGGGCAGACCCCGCAGTCCTGGCGGTTCTCGCTCGACGCGGCGCTCGCCTGGCGGCCCGAGGAGCTGTATCTCTACCCGCTGTACGCACGGCCGTTGACCCCGCTGGGCAGGCGCGCGCATCCCAGTGAGGCCGACTGGGACACCCAGCGGCTGGACCTCTACCGGCGGGGCCGGGACCATCTGCTCGCCGAGGGGTACGAGCAGGTGTCGATGCGGATGTTCCGCCGCGTCGGCGCGCCGCGCGAGGGGGCCGAGGACTACGCGTGCCAGACCGACGGCATGATCGGCCTCGGCTGCGGCGCGCGTTCGTACACCTCGCGGCTGCACTACTCCTTCGACTACGCGGTCGGGATGCGCGAGATCCGGAACATCATCGACGACTACACGGCCACCGAGGACTTCTCCCGCGCCGAGGTGGGCCGCGCGGTCGACCCGGACGAGGCGCGCCGCCGCCACCTCCTGCAGTCGCTGCTCCAGGCGGAGGGCATGCAACTGGACGAGTACCGCGGGCGGTTCGGCAGCCTTCCGGGCGACGACTTCCCGGCCGAGCTGGAGCGTTTCGCCGGCCTCGGCTGGCTCGACACGGCCGCCGGGCCCGGCCTCCTTCGGCTCTCGCCGGAGGGGCTCGCCCACTCGGACGCGCTGGGCCCGGCCCTGTTCTCCCCCGCCGTCCGGGCCGCGATGGCCGCGTACGAACCGAAGTGAGGCATCCATGGACCTGACGATCCTCTACCGGGGCCCGCTCGCCTCCTGCGACTACGACTGTCCGTACTGCCCGTTCGCCAAGCGACGTGACAGCACCGACCAGTTGCGCGCGGACCGGGCCGCGCTGACACGCTTCACCGCGTGGGTGGCCGAGCAGACCGACGACCGTCTGTCGGTCCTCTTCACACCGTGGGGCGAAGGCCTCACGCGGTCCTGGTACCGGCGGGCGCTCACCGACCTCTCCCACCTGCCGCACGTCGCCCGGGTCGCCATCCAGACGAACCTCAGCTGCCGTACGGACTGGCTGAAGGCCGCCGACCCGGCCAAGCTGGCGCTCTGGT
The nucleotide sequence above comes from Streptomyces sp. NBC_01716. Encoded proteins:
- a CDS encoding STM4015 family protein yields the protein MTISNHLQELDGLPAFDFPDAEAEPKAKLPDAGSVAWRVAVDAYESEEEWESAFARFLKAVDATQVRALIVGAWSDVYETAPDGVIGAIVAASDQLPSLGALFVGDITYEECEISWINQTAMAPLLNGLPQLHSFGVRGGQGLDMAGVKHERLRSLTVETGGLDADVVRNIAAAELPALERLDIWLGVSWYGANTVVADLEPFLTGVRLPALKSLALRNSEIQDDIAAALAGAPVVARLETVDLSMGTLGDEGAEALLGGQPLTHLKKLDLHHHFLSEPMRKRIRTTLEPAGVVVDLSGCESERNGDSRYTAVAE
- a CDS encoding STM4012 family radical SAM protein, with the translated sequence MTDTTSTTGTAPRPRPYESYVYAYPHKTAYRPLADRPALSGLWAGERKDALSLYLHIPFCEVRCGFCNLFTRIGAPGELTTRYLDALDRQATAVADALHADGATEADGVRFAAAAFGGGTPTFLDAAELERLCDIAEKRMGADLRAVPLSVETSPSTATADRLSVLAERGATRLSIGVQSFVEEEARAAVRPQRRSDVEAALGRIRDARIPVLNIDLIYGIDGQTPQSWRFSLDAALAWRPEELYLYPLYARPLTPLGRRAHPSEADWDTQRLDLYRRGRDHLLAEGYEQVSMRMFRRVGAPREGAEDYACQTDGMIGLGCGARSYTSRLHYSFDYAVGMREIRNIIDDYTATEDFSRAEVGRAVDPDEARRRHLLQSLLQAEGMQLDEYRGRFGSLPGDDFPAELERFAGLGWLDTAAGPGLLRLSPEGLAHSDALGPALFSPAVRAAMAAYEPK
- a CDS encoding STM4014 family protein, coding for MSPSPSSGGPGPRRSAGQGLAVVGNPANRRVRLFQDAVGAAGLPPAREVAWLEVLGGRAEFHPGETVRVESPGEDAAVERLLRGTDDPTRVEGTALWYERFTSAVRELGRGVREAGARLLDDPDELAVLFDKRLCHEVLDLASVPVPPSPTSGPGAPPVRGWDDVRALMDGPGMRRAFVKIAHGSSASGVLAVEYAGPGRVRATTSVERDAAGRLFNSLRVRRLTTEPEVAAIVDALAPDGLHVERWLPKAMLNGRATDLRVVVVAGRATHAVVRTSSSPMTNLHLGGSRGDLNAVREATEAASGGGGWRAALEICEQAAACFPGTHCVGVDLLPATGWRRFAVGEVNAFGDLLPGLTGLPGSGAEGLDTYGAQIASLRAGGPPAAGAGQERRARL
- a CDS encoding TetR/AcrR family transcriptional regulator; translation: MARVRLSVEERREDLLRAAVDQIQTRGVAAVRVADVATVLGVSNALVLYHFSTKEKLLAAAFRHAAEEDLAQLRELLGRRTSALRRLHAAIRWYAPTGEAKGWRLWIEGWAAAPREPTLHEVASELDQQWKAALASVINEGVEAGEFRCSDPVAAAWRLTALLDGLAVQMTSYAGSLTRATLLDWTDEALARELSIDRAELTAASG
- a CDS encoding STM4015 family protein — encoded protein: MDIEHFDEFHGLPVFTLPHHKIRSLKALPEAEAVAWRLDCGWEEEWTFPELWKHFTDAVDTERVRALVIGPWWSGDYSELAPALELIVADAARFPALRALFLGDVVGEECEVSWLVMTDVTPAIEAFPSLEEFAVRGCGDTYQNGAVRLRPVQHERLRLLRFESGGLRGSVVRAVGESELPALERLELWLGIEEYGGDATVADLAPLLDGGRFPLLRHLGLRNSEIQDEIAGAVASAPVVAGLESLALSMGTLADPGGEALLAGQPLTHLKTLDLRHHFMSPDVTDRIQQTLGPHGVRVELEPPYDLSADDEWRYVAVSE
- a CDS encoding carbohydrate kinase family protein — protein: MVVGGSGVDTVVRVDSLPVPLADSVGVGPIREWPGQTGGNVALGCRALGLNVKFLDFVGDDPAGGQVREHLAKGGVDFEGLISSAGTRRAVNLVETTGGRMSFHDARDPEDLRMPRDFYLPHLTRARHVHVSITNFTRFLFDDIIEQGIPVSTDLHDWDGVDSYHREFAYRADLVFLSAAGASERIAPVMREILREGRAQAVVATAGAGGSYLLTREGSRTPRPIPATVPPAPVVDSNGAGDAYVAGFLYGRLAGRDLEACARLGAVAGAYACTVEGSSSLIGADALLSRTS
- a CDS encoding DUF6745 domain-containing protein, whose product is MRNVDKWRGVAAATGAADRPAAEAGIRLAYRTAGLAEPERIIWADSPLAGLAAVKSLTDRGRSVREEVRTKPWADERRRIHDELGPAGWADRWGATGARLWDTTRALADRIRSGITDSLGTEAEDLPATRQLLLDAVLGQHDAAWLAAFDGRGDRLTGLAEVAAHAGWWWPYEKVTVVCERPVELHRDEAGRLDRGDGPALAYPDGFALYAWRGMPVPADFLDELTSLDPARIRNEENAELRRVMLEHYGYDRYLTESGAEPINKDETGILWRIALAGDEDVVMVEVVNSTPEPDGTSRTYWLRVPPGTRTAKAGVAWTFGLDPGEYEPLKQT
- a CDS encoding Glu/Leu/Phe/Val dehydrogenase dimerization domain-containing protein, with protein sequence MSPLISLTWQDHITGRKGYLVVDRLVRGVSSGGLRMREGCSLEEVTGLARGMTMKEALHFNDDPSARYIPLGGAKGGIDCDPRDPAAYGILVRYLRALRPYIETVWTMGEDLGLTQDLIDRAAGEAGLVSTVQAIHPLLDDEEAARRRLADAFAVDIDGIGLDELAGGCGVAEAALTALDRAGVAYDGTRVAVQGLGTMGGATARFLGRAGLTVVAVADVKGTIACPEGLDVEALLAARDAFGTVDRAVLRPGDRELPGDAWLSADAEILVPAAVSYAIDTANQARIRARWIVEAANMPVLAEAEELLAARGITVLPDIVVNSGTNAWWWWTLFGDIGPDADEAFAHTRRSMRALTELMLARAEADGTTPRAAAYAIATARLPLITERFGHYH
- a CDS encoding STM4013/SEN3800 family hydrolase: MRQVVGRDDLLLITLDTLRYDVAAELTAAGRLPNLARHLPGGRWEKRHAPGSFTYASHQAMFAGFLPTPASAGPHPRLFAARFEGSESTAARTFVFDAPDLVSGLADAGYRTVCVGGVGFFNKRGALGSVLPGMFQESHWEPEFGVASPTSFESQVARAEGVVAELPAGQRLFLFVNVPSLHQPNWFHLPGATREAGDSRETHAAALEYVDRHIGRLFAAASSRRRCFTIVCSDHGTAYGDDGWTGHRLGHESVWTVPYAHFFLEPGAP